The bacterium region TTCTTTGTTTTCGAAGGCCGGGCACGGCTTGGGCTCGGGCTGGCCGCCTGGCTGGCCGGGACGGCCGTCAGCCTGCTGTTCGTCAACTACGACAACCTGTTCAGCAACCTGGTCGCGAAGCCGAGCTTTTTCAACGAGGGACTGATCGCCGGCCTGCATGGCGCCGACGTCAGCGGCGTCATGAGCATCGCCGTGGCCGCCGCGCTGTATTGGGGCGGCCGCCGCATCCGGTTCGGGGAAGGCCGCGTGCGGCCGTGAAGCTCCCGGTCGCCCTCACCATCGCCGGTTCCGACTCGGGTGGCGGCGCCGGCATTCAGGCCGACCTCAAGACGTTCGCGGCCCTGGGCGTGCACGGAACGTCCGCGATCACGGCGATCACCGCGCAGAACACCGTCACCGTCACCGAGATCTTTGAGCTTCCCGCCGGGTTGATTCGCGCTCAGATCGCGGCCGTGGTCGAGGACATCGGCGTTCAAGCCGCCAAAACGGGCATGCTGGCGAGCTCGCAGATCATCGAGACGGTGGCTCGCGCGATCGAGGAGCACGGCATCCGCGCCCTCGTCGTCGACCCCGTGATGGTGGCGAAAGGCGGCGCCAGGCTGCTGCGCGACGATGCGGTCGACGCGCTGCGCACCCGCCTGCTCCCACTGGCCGCTGTGATCACGCCCAATCTCCCAGAGGCGGAGGTGCTTCTCGGCCGCACGATTCGCACCCTGGCCGAGCGTCGCCAGGCGGCGCGCGACCTGGTGGCGCTCGGCCCTCGCGTGGCGGTGGTCAAGGGCGGCCATGCGGATGCGGAAGCGACGGACGTCTACTGGGACGGCGCCCAGCTGGTGGAGCTTCCGGCCGCGCGCATCTCCACCTCGAACACGCATGGCAGCGGGTGCGTCTTTTCCGCCGCGATCGCCGCCGGCCTGGCGAGGGGGCTCGATCCGCTCGTCGCCGTACGCGAGGCCAAGGGGTTCATCAGCGGAGCGATCGAGCGCTCACTCGAGCTCGGCCACGGGCACGGCCCGGTGAATCCGATGTTCAGATCCGGCTTGTAACCAACCGCAAGCTACGCCGGCATTGCCGGTTAATCTGTGGCGTGATGAGCAAGAGGAAGCGCGCCGGCCTGGGCCGCACCCCGGCCGGCACAGGCCAGCCGCCCGCGATCGAAGACACGACCGCCACCGATGACGACAGCGCCGTGAAAGAGGACATGGCGCACGTCAGCCCGGATTGGCTCGCGGGCAGTCCGGACATATTCGCCTCCAGGCCCGGCAAGCCCGCCGAGGGTGCGGAACCGCCGGCGGAGGCCGGCGAGCCGGTCGCGCCGATATCGCAAGCCACCGAACCGCCGGCCGAGGGCGATGCCGTGGCAACCTCCGCCCCGCCCCCCCAAGCGCCGCCTCCCTTCGTCGCCGCGGAGCCGCAGCCGGTGGCCGTGCCCGCACCACCGCCAGCACGACCGCGCCGGGGGGGCTCCAGCGCCGCCCTCGGGGTGGTGCTCGTCGTCGTGGGCATCTTCGCTCTGGCCATCGTCATGTTCGGCATCGACCTGAGCACCTACGGCTGGCCGCTGTTCGTGATCATCCCGGGCCTCACCCTGCTGGTGGTCGGGTTCCTCAGGGGCGGCGCGGGGGCATCGATTCCGGGCGGCATCGTCACGATGCTCGGGCTCGTGCTCGCCTATCAGAGCAGTTCCGGCGACTGGCCGAGCTGGGCATTCGCCTGGGCCCTCATCGCGCCCGGCGGCGTCGGCCTGGGCATGTATCTGCAAGCCCTTCGCGACCGCGACGTCTCGAGGTTGCGGCGCGGGCGCTCCCTGATGTTCGTCGGCGCGCTGATCTTCCTGATCGGATTCGTCCTGTTCGAATCCATCCTCGGAATCAGCGGGTTGGATTACGGGGCCTTCGGCAAGGCTGCGCTGCCGGCGTTGCTCATCGTTATCGGGATCATCCTGCTCGTGCGCAGCATTCAGCGCAGCCGGCGCGCGTGATCAGCTAGGCCTTCGCCCCGAGCTGCTCCACCCGAGCCGCCAGCGCGTCGCGGCTCATCTGATATTCGGTGCCGGCCCTGAACTGCTTGAAGCCGAGCTTCTTGTTGATGGCCAGCATCGGCGCATTCGAGCCGGCGTTGTCCGTGGCGACCCACCGAGCGTCTGGGTAGAGCTCACGAAGGTGCGCAAGCATCGCGGCCTTGATCCATTTGCCGATGCCGCGGCCGCGCGCGTCCGGCCGCACGCCGGTGAACTGCTGATCGATGATCGCCGGCCGATGCGGCCTCCAAAGCACGTCCGTCATGCCGGCGATGACGCCATCCGGCTCGCGCGCGATCACCGTGTGCTGACACTCGTCACCAAGGTCCAGCCGGGCATACCAGTCGCGCATATGGTCGGGCGTGATCACGATCTCGCCGTGGTCGAGATTTTCGAAAGGCACGGTGTTCAGAAGGCCGCTGAGCTGAAGCGTGAAGTCGGACCACATCGCCTCCGGCAGATGACCGTCGTAAATCTCGAGGCGGGTCTGGGGCGAGCGCCTGGCGCCCTCATCGATCCACCGCCGGACCATGCCCCAGTCAACGCCGGCGAGGTCGAGCCTGTTCTCCGCCCCCTGGAACTTCGCCTCGGCCCTCAGCCACTTCATGAACGCATGGCCGGATTCCTCTTCCGAAGCCAGGGTCAGCACCGTGCAGCCATGCCGATCCATCAGCTCAAGGACAAGCGGCACCCATGATGCCCCGAGGCCCCGCCGGCGATGCTCAGGATGCACCGACCAATCCGCCGCGAACAGGTGCCGGTTGGAGTCGTAGCCCGGAGCCCCCGGCCTCATGGTTTCAGCTGTGAACCAGCTCAGGGCCACGCCGTCTCGCGCGATCTCGTACCGGTACTCGAAGTCGAAAGGGCTGTCGCGCTTCATGCGCGCCTCTTCCAGACGGTCGGGCCGGATCGGATCGTCGGGGCGCGTTTCCATCTGCCGCACGCGGCGGTAGGCGTGATAGCGCGCCCAGAATTCCCGGCTTGCCGATTTGGGTTCGACCGGTACGGGCGTCAGCTCGCCGGCCATCACGTCTCGATGGTCTCACACCCTGCCCGTCCTGACCGCCCATTGGCGGCACGGCAGGGAGCACAACCGCTGGGCCTGGACTTTGTGGCCCGGCCACTAACCAACTGTCAGATCACCGCCTACCATTCGCACCACCACACCCTCTTCGCGGCGCGAGCCTCCTACCACTTGGCGGGAGGCTCGCTTTCTTTACGCAGCCTTGATCGCGCTCACCAGCTTCGTCAGCGAGTCCTTGGCGTCGCCGAAGAACATGACCGTCTTCGGGTCGTACATGAGGTCGTTGTCGATGCCCGCGAATCCCGGCCGCATCGAACGCTTCATGAAAATGATGTTCTTGGCCTGGTCGGCGTTGAGAATCGGCATGCCGTAGATCGGGCTGCCCGGTGCATTGCGCGCCGATGGGTTGACGACGTCGTTGGCGCCGACGATCAACGCCACGTCCGCGTTCTTGAACTCGTCGTTGATCTGATCCATCTCCTTGAGCTGCTCGTAAGGCACATTGGCCTCGGCGAGGAGAACGTTCATGTGACCGGGCATGCGGCCGGCGACGGGATGGATCGCGTACGCCACCTCGACGCCGCGCTTCTCCAGCAGCTCCGCCAGCTCCCGCGCGGCATGCTGCGCCTGGGCGACCGCCAGGCCGTAACCCGGGACGATGATCACGCGCCGCGAGTAGGCCAGCAGCGTGCCGATGTCCTCGGCCGACCCTGAGCGCACGCTGCGACCCTCCTTGCCGGCCGCGACGGCGGCGCCGGCGTGCGTCTGGCCGAAGGCGCCGAACAGCACGTTGGCGAGCGAGCGGCCCATGGCGTCGCTCATGAGCTTGGTCAGGAGGCTGCCGGAGGCGCCGACCAGCGTGCCCGCGACGATGAGCGCGAAGTTGTTGAGCGTGAAACCGCTGGCGGCCACGGCAAGGCCGGTGAACGCGTTCAGCAGGGAGATCACGACCGGCATGTCGGCGCCACCGATCGGCAGCACGAAAGCCACGCCAAGCACCAGGGCGAGGACCATCAGGGACAGGAAGGAGAACGGGATGGAGGCGATGGCCAGGACGGCGATGACGAAGCCGACGATCGCGGCGGCGAGCAGGCCGTTCACGAGCTGCTGGCCGGGATAGGTGATGGGGGTGCCGGTCATGAGCTCCTGGAGCTTGGCGAAGGCCACCATGCTGCCCGCGAATGACACCGAGCCGATGACGATGCTGAAGACGCTGGGGAACGCTTCGGAGAAGGCCGGGTGGACGCCGAAACCGAGCAGCTCCGCGACCGCGACGAGCGCCGCCGCCCCGCCGCCCACGCCGTTGAAGAGGGCGACCATCTGCGGGATGGCGGTCATCTTCACCATGCGGGCCCCGACGCTGCCGACGATCGCGCCGATCAGCACGCCGATCGCGATGACGACCAGCCCGGTGGTCGTGAAGTGGAGCAGCGGGATCGTGGCGCCGAGGGCGATTACCATGCCCACCGCGGCCGTGAAGTTCCCGTTGCGGGCGCCCTTGGGCGAGCTCAGCTGCTTCAGGCCGAGGATGAAGAGCACCGCCGCCACCAGGTAGGCGAGCGTGATGGCGAGATTCACAGGTCGACCTCCTGCCGCGACTCCGCGGTCATTTGGCGGGAGGGGTTTGCGGGGCCGGCTTGGGCGATTGGCGGCCCTTGAACATTTCCAGCATCCGGTCGGTGACGACGAAGCCGCCGACGACGTTGGTGGTGGCGAGGATCACCGCGACCAGGCCGAGGACGATCGTGACCGGAGAGCTGGCGCCGGACGCGATCACGATCGCGCCCACCAGGATGATGCCGTGGATGGCGTTCGTCCCGGACATCAGCGGGGTGTGCAGGATCGTCGGCACCTTGGAGATGACCTCGATGCCGACGAAGATCGCCAGGACGAAGAAGGTCACCTCGTTGAGGAGCTCGTTGGTCACGACGTTGTTCCGACCAGCTGCCTGGCCCGCTCGTTGACGATCTCGCCGCCGTGGGTGACGCAGCTGCCCTTGGTGATCTCGTCGTTGAAGTCGAGCGCGATCGCGCCGTCCTTGACCAGGTGCAGCAGGAGGTTGGCGACGTTGCGGGCGAACAGCTGGCTGGTGTGCAGGGGCATCGTCGAAGGCACGTTGCGCGTGCCGATGATGGTGACTCCCGCGACGTCGACGTCCTTTCCCGCCTGAGTCAGCTCCACGTTGCCGCCGGTCTCCGCGGCGAGGTCGACGATCACCGACCCCGGGCGCATGGCCTTGACCATCTCCCCGGTGACCAGGAGGGGCGCCCGGCGGCCGGGAACGGCCGCGGTTGTGATGACCACGTCGGACTTGGCGACGTGCTCGCCGATCAGCTCTCGCTGCTTGCCGAGGAACTCTTCCGACTGCTCGCGGGCATAACCGCCCTCGCCCTCCTGCGTCTCGAGCGGCAGTGCGATGAAGGTCGCGCCCAACGACTGCACCTCCTCTTTGACGGCCGGGCGCACGTCGTACGCGGAAACCACCGCGCCGAGGCGGCGCGCGGTCGCGATCGCCTGCAGGCCCGCGACGCCCGCGCCCATGACCAGCACCCGCGCGGGAGCAACCGTGCCGGCGGCGGTCATCATCATCGGAAAGAACTTGCCCAACCGCTCAGCCGCCATCAGCACCGCCTTGTAGCCGGCGGCTGAAGCCTGGGACGACAGCGCATCCATCGACTGGGCGCGCGAGATGCGCGGCAGCAGTTCCAAGCTGAACGCGGTGACGCCGCGGCCGGCCAGCGCTTTGACGACGTCGCCCTGCGTGGCGGGCTGCAGGAAGCTGATCAGGACGGATCCCGGCTTGAGCAGGTCGACTTCCGCGGCGGCCGGTGCCTGCACCTTGAGGACGGCGTCCGC contains the following coding sequences:
- a CDS encoding Re/Si-specific NAD(P)(+) transhydrogenase subunit alpha, with protein sequence MRVAIPKERAQDEHRVALVPDTAAKLIAAHLQVSVETGAGASAFIADEVYEQAGVEVVEGAPSLLRKADAVLKVQAPAAAEVDLLKPGSVLISFLQPATQGDVVKALAGRGVTAFSLELLPRISRAQSMDALSSQASAAGYKAVLMAAERLGKFFPMMMTAAGTVAPARVLVMGAGVAGLQAIATARRLGAVVSAYDVRPAVKEEVQSLGATFIALPLETQEGEGGYAREQSEEFLGKQRELIGEHVAKSDVVITTAAVPGRRAPLLVTGEMVKAMRPGSVIVDLAAETGGNVELTQAGKDVDVAGVTIIGTRNVPSTMPLHTSQLFARNVANLLLHLVKDGAIALDFNDEITKGSCVTHGGEIVNERARQLVGTTS
- the thiD gene encoding bifunctional hydroxymethylpyrimidine kinase/phosphomethylpyrimidine kinase; translated protein: MKLPVALTIAGSDSGGGAGIQADLKTFAALGVHGTSAITAITAQNTVTVTEIFELPAGLIRAQIAAVVEDIGVQAAKTGMLASSQIIETVARAIEEHGIRALVVDPVMVAKGGARLLRDDAVDALRTRLLPLAAVITPNLPEAEVLLGRTIRTLAERRQAARDLVALGPRVAVVKGGHADAEATDVYWDGAQLVELPAARISTSNTHGSGCVFSAAIAAGLARGLDPLVAVREAKGFISGAIERSLELGHGHGPVNPMFRSGL
- a CDS encoding GNAT family N-acetyltransferase — its product is MMAGELTPVPVEPKSASREFWARYHAYRRVRQMETRPDDPIRPDRLEEARMKRDSPFDFEYRYEIARDGVALSWFTAETMRPGAPGYDSNRHLFAADWSVHPEHRRRGLGASWVPLVLELMDRHGCTVLTLASEEESGHAFMKWLRAEAKFQGAENRLDLAGVDWGMVRRWIDEGARRSPQTRLEIYDGHLPEAMWSDFTLQLSGLLNTVPFENLDHGEIVITPDHMRDWYARLDLGDECQHTVIAREPDGVIAGMTDVLWRPHRPAIIDQQFTGVRPDARGRGIGKWIKAAMLAHLRELYPDARWVATDNAGSNAPMLAINKKLGFKQFRAGTEYQMSRDALAARVEQLGAKA
- a CDS encoding NAD(P)(+) transhydrogenase (Re/Si-specific) subunit beta — protein: MNLAITLAYLVAAVLFILGLKQLSSPKGARNGNFTAAVGMVIALGATIPLLHFTTTGLVVIAIGVLIGAIVGSVGARMVKMTAIPQMVALFNGVGGGAAALVAVAELLGFGVHPAFSEAFPSVFSIVIGSVSFAGSMVAFAKLQELMTGTPITYPGQQLVNGLLAAAIVGFVIAVLAIASIPFSFLSLMVLALVLGVAFVLPIGGADMPVVISLLNAFTGLAVAASGFTLNNFALIVAGTLVGASGSLLTKLMSDAMGRSLANVLFGAFGQTHAGAAVAAGKEGRSVRSGSAEDIGTLLAYSRRVIIVPGYGLAVAQAQHAARELAELLEKRGVEVAYAIHPVAGRMPGHMNVLLAEANVPYEQLKEMDQINDEFKNADVALIVGANDVVNPSARNAPGSPIYGMPILNADQAKNIIFMKRSMRPGFAGIDNDLMYDPKTVMFFGDAKDSLTKLVSAIKAA
- a CDS encoding NAD(P) transhydrogenase subunit alpha codes for the protein MTNELLNEVTFFVLAIFVGIEVISKVPTILHTPLMSGTNAIHGIILVGAIVIASGASSPVTIVLGLVAVILATTNVVGGFVVTDRMLEMFKGRQSPKPAPQTPPAK